In Mycobacteriales bacterium, the following proteins share a genomic window:
- a CDS encoding class I SAM-dependent methyltransferase, protein MSRREPAWESFAQDQPEHYIWTSGDPADPDFQEQFAASGRQQIDIVLRATATYRTGGARVVEYGCGLGRMLLPMSEHFDRALGVDIAPTMLDGLRRRAADAGITTIDTALSSEPWAAGVDADLLYCWAVLQHIPSWRAISEAVETMASALRPETGVGYLHFDTRPRTPLYLARFAVPDPLLPHRWRKSIRRIRRRPAAVRALLHSCGLTVVAEQHEAADHHAFIVKAPRR, encoded by the coding sequence GTGAGCCGGCGCGAGCCCGCCTGGGAGTCCTTCGCACAGGACCAGCCCGAGCACTACATCTGGACCAGCGGCGACCCGGCCGACCCCGACTTCCAGGAGCAGTTCGCCGCTTCGGGCCGCCAGCAGATCGACATCGTCCTGCGCGCCACCGCGACGTACCGGACCGGAGGGGCGCGGGTCGTGGAGTACGGGTGCGGACTGGGCCGGATGCTGCTGCCGATGAGCGAGCACTTCGACCGCGCGCTCGGCGTCGACATCGCGCCGACGATGCTGGACGGCCTGCGTCGCCGCGCGGCCGATGCGGGAATCACCACGATCGACACTGCGCTCAGCTCCGAACCGTGGGCGGCCGGCGTCGACGCCGACCTCCTCTACTGCTGGGCCGTGCTCCAGCACATCCCGTCGTGGCGCGCGATCAGCGAGGCGGTCGAGACGATGGCGAGCGCGCTGCGTCCGGAGACGGGAGTCGGCTACCTGCATTTCGACACCCGCCCGCGCACGCCGCTCTATCTCGCCCGCTTCGCCGTCCCCGATCCGCTGCTGCCCCACCGGTGGCGCAAGTCGATTCGGCGTATCCGGCGACGACCCGCCGCGGTGCGCGCGCTGCTGCACAGTTGCGGGCTGACCGTGGTCGCCGAGCAGCACGAGGCGGCCGACCACCACGCGTTCATCGTGAAAGCCCCTCGGCGATGA
- a CDS encoding methyltransferase domain-containing protein: protein MSTVDPATLSDDELRRYVAEREWYHTVELRPGIETPGWFDTRPTAAALPWPDLTGRRCLDVGTFEGFWAREMHRRGAAEVVAIDILDPRQWDWPADSTDALRKILGERKQHGEGFHFVNAALGTPIDHRELSVYDLDPQQVGTFDLVYVGSLLLHLRDPIRALERVRSTLRPGGHLLLVDAIDLELTLRHPRRPLAELDAIGRPWWWKPNIAGLAQMVRSAGFEVVSRSGPIYLKPGRGQPLPRWRPSMLRSVASRETMVTKWRGNPHAVVLATTGTIADRS from the coding sequence ATGAGCACCGTCGACCCGGCGACGCTGTCCGACGACGAGCTCCGTCGCTACGTCGCCGAGCGCGAGTGGTACCACACGGTGGAGCTGCGTCCGGGGATCGAGACGCCGGGCTGGTTCGACACCCGGCCGACGGCGGCGGCCCTGCCGTGGCCGGATCTCACAGGCCGGCGCTGTCTGGACGTCGGCACGTTCGAGGGCTTCTGGGCGCGCGAGATGCACCGCCGCGGCGCGGCCGAGGTGGTCGCGATCGACATCCTCGATCCGCGCCAATGGGACTGGCCGGCCGACAGCACCGACGCGCTCCGCAAGATCCTCGGCGAACGCAAGCAGCACGGCGAAGGGTTCCACTTCGTCAATGCCGCGCTTGGTACGCCGATCGACCACCGTGAGCTGTCGGTCTATGACCTCGACCCGCAGCAGGTCGGCACCTTCGACCTGGTCTACGTCGGCAGCCTGCTGCTGCACCTGCGCGACCCGATCCGGGCGTTGGAACGGGTGCGGAGCACGCTGCGTCCCGGCGGGCACCTGCTGCTGGTCGACGCGATCGACCTCGAGCTGACGCTGCGCCATCCCCGCCGTCCGCTGGCAGAGCTGGACGCGATCGGCCGCCCGTGGTGGTGGAAGCCGAACATCGCGGGCCTGGCCCAGATGGTCCGCTCGGCCGGCTTCGAGGTGGTGTCCCGGTCCGGGCCGATCTATCTCAAGCCCGGCCGCGGCCAGCCGCTGCCGCGCTGGCGGCCTTCGATGCTGCGCAGCGTCGCGAGCCGCGAGACGATGGTCACCAAGTGGCGCGGCAACCCGCACGCCGTGGTGCTCGCGACGACCGGCACGATCGCCGACCGGTCCTAG
- a CDS encoding acyltransferase has translation MAVVRGYRADLDGVRALAIVEVICFHFESGVLGCGAIGVDIFFVLSGYLITGLLLAERAKTGSVNLRDFYLRRIFRLFPALLALLTVGAVAIAVELPGHRDHGLVLGGVIAVLYLTDIVAYTHSVYWEVFVWTWSLSLEEQFYLVWPTLLRRASGSRRNVRMLAIGAAVVALVLAEVFAHNGVGGNQPKDYYEPQAHAFALLIGCAAATVEVPRWFRHLALPALLGLVALGQFPSTVPALSFLRLTIPATGVLTAVLILGLEHSPRITSGLLGLPPIARIGAISYGLYLYHPIVYAVVSNRWHPQDHWKLVVLCAVITYLVAEVSYRLYESPLRRVGRSWIARRFPDPHPVGGS, from the coding sequence GTGGCGGTCGTTCGCGGGTATCGGGCCGACCTCGACGGGGTGCGGGCTCTCGCGATCGTCGAGGTGATCTGCTTCCACTTCGAGTCCGGTGTGCTCGGCTGCGGCGCGATCGGCGTCGACATCTTCTTCGTGCTCAGCGGCTATCTGATCACCGGCCTGCTGCTCGCGGAACGCGCCAAGACCGGCTCGGTGAACCTGCGCGACTTCTACCTTCGCCGCATCTTCCGGCTGTTCCCGGCGTTGCTGGCGCTGCTCACGGTCGGGGCGGTGGCGATCGCGGTCGAGCTGCCCGGCCATCGCGACCACGGGCTCGTCCTCGGCGGCGTCATCGCGGTCCTCTACCTGACCGACATCGTCGCCTACACCCACTCGGTCTACTGGGAGGTCTTCGTCTGGACCTGGTCGCTGTCGCTGGAGGAGCAGTTCTATTTGGTCTGGCCGACGTTGCTGCGCCGGGCCAGCGGCTCGCGGCGAAACGTGCGGATGCTGGCGATCGGCGCCGCCGTGGTCGCGCTGGTGCTCGCCGAGGTCTTCGCCCACAACGGCGTCGGCGGCAACCAGCCGAAGGACTACTACGAGCCGCAGGCGCACGCGTTCGCGCTGCTGATCGGCTGCGCGGCCGCAACCGTCGAGGTGCCGCGCTGGTTCCGCCACCTGGCGCTGCCGGCGCTGCTCGGCCTCGTCGCGCTCGGTCAGTTCCCCTCGACCGTCCCGGCGTTGTCGTTCCTGCGGCTGACCATCCCGGCGACCGGCGTGCTGACCGCGGTGTTGATCCTCGGGCTCGAGCACTCGCCGAGGATCACGAGCGGGTTGCTCGGCCTGCCGCCGATCGCCCGGATCGGCGCGATTTCCTACGGGCTCTACCTCTACCACCCGATCGTGTACGCCGTGGTCAGCAACCGGTGGCACCCGCAGGACCACTGGAAGCTGGTGGTGTTGTGCGCCGTCATCACCTATCTCGTCGCTGAGGTCAGCTACCGCCTCTACGAGTCGCCGCTTCGACGGGTCGGCCGCAGCTGGATCGCGCGTCGCTTCCCCGACCCGCACCCGGTCGGCGGCAGCTAG
- the rfbD gene encoding dTDP-4-dehydrorhamnose reductase, which translates to MTTWLVTGAGGALGRDLMAVLTAAGSDSATGLDRHALDITDRSAVEEALTAHRPDVVINAAAYTRVDDAETDERTAAAVNGAGPGHLARWCAANRARLVHVSTDYVFTGEASSPYETDSPTGPASAYGRTKLAGEQAVLDAGGDGHVVRTGWLYGEHGPSFVRSVGGRLIAGDPVDVVDDQRGAPTWTRHLAERLVSLGGAPVPPGVRHCSSAGEASWYDVAVQLAVLLGRDPAQVRPTTSAAMARPAPRPAYSVLSSASWTSAGLPAMPDWRDSLSEAVSALGERLVGPLPGAARR; encoded by the coding sequence GTGACGACCTGGCTGGTGACGGGCGCCGGCGGGGCACTGGGTCGCGATCTGATGGCCGTGCTGACGGCAGCCGGGTCCGACTCGGCGACCGGTCTCGACCGTCACGCGCTGGACATCACCGATCGCAGTGCCGTCGAGGAAGCGCTGACGGCGCATCGACCCGACGTGGTGATCAACGCTGCGGCCTACACCCGGGTCGATGACGCCGAGACCGACGAGCGCACCGCCGCCGCCGTCAACGGCGCCGGGCCGGGCCATCTCGCGCGATGGTGCGCGGCCAACCGGGCCCGCCTCGTGCACGTGTCGACCGACTACGTGTTCACCGGCGAGGCGAGCTCGCCGTACGAGACGGACAGCCCCACCGGTCCGGCCAGCGCCTACGGGCGCACCAAGCTCGCCGGTGAGCAAGCCGTGCTCGACGCCGGTGGCGACGGCCACGTGGTGCGGACCGGTTGGCTCTACGGCGAGCACGGGCCGAGCTTCGTCAGGAGCGTCGGTGGCCGGCTGATCGCGGGGGACCCGGTCGACGTCGTCGACGACCAGCGAGGCGCTCCCACCTGGACCAGGCACCTTGCCGAGCGTCTGGTGTCGCTGGGAGGCGCGCCGGTGCCGCCCGGTGTACGGCACTGCTCGTCGGCCGGCGAGGCGAGCTGGTACGACGTCGCCGTGCAGCTGGCGGTCCTGCTCGGCCGAGACCCGGCTCAGGTTCGCCCGACGACGTCGGCGGCGATGGCCCGCCCGGCGCCGCGGCCGGCGTACTCCGTGCTGTCCAGCGCCAGCTGGACCTCAGCCGGGCTGCCGGCGATGCCGGACTGGCGGGACTCGCTCAGCGAGGCGGTGTCCGCGCTCGGCGAGCGTCTGGTGGGTCCGCTGCCGGGCGCGGCGCGGCGCTAG
- the gmd gene encoding GDP-mannose 4,6-dehydratase yields the protein MPRALITGITGQDGLYLGELLVAKGYDVYGVVRGQNNPKVRTVERLIPSVELLEGDLTDLPSLISAIEIAQPDEIYNLGALSFVGLSWRQAELTADVTGMGVLRMLEAIRIATQNHMERIRFYQASSSEMFGKVRESPQVETTPFHPRSPYGAAKTFGHYITVNYRESYNAFACSGILFNHESPRRGHEFVTRKVTRSVARIALGLQESVSLGNLDSKRDWGFAGDYVEAMWAMLQADEPEDFVVATGETHSISELLDIAFGRIGVTDWSKHVEVDQRFVRPAEVDYLCGDATKARERLGWAPKVSFDELIEMMVDADLAREKRLSAEPED from the coding sequence ATGCCGCGCGCGCTGATCACCGGCATCACCGGTCAGGACGGGCTCTACCTCGGCGAGCTGCTGGTCGCGAAGGGCTACGACGTGTACGGCGTGGTGCGCGGCCAGAACAACCCGAAGGTGCGCACCGTCGAGCGGCTCATTCCCAGCGTCGAGCTCCTCGAGGGCGACCTGACCGACCTGCCGTCGCTGATCAGCGCGATCGAGATCGCCCAACCCGATGAGATCTACAACCTCGGCGCGTTGTCGTTCGTGGGCCTGTCGTGGCGACAGGCGGAGCTCACTGCCGACGTGACCGGCATGGGCGTGCTGCGCATGCTCGAGGCGATCCGGATCGCGACGCAGAACCACATGGAGCGGATCCGCTTCTACCAGGCGTCGAGCAGCGAGATGTTCGGCAAGGTGCGCGAGTCGCCGCAGGTCGAGACGACGCCGTTCCACCCGCGGTCGCCGTACGGTGCGGCGAAGACCTTCGGGCACTACATCACCGTGAACTATCGCGAGTCCTACAACGCCTTCGCCTGCTCCGGGATCCTGTTCAACCACGAGTCACCGCGAAGGGGTCACGAGTTCGTGACCCGGAAGGTGACCCGCAGCGTGGCGCGGATCGCGCTCGGCCTGCAGGAGTCGGTCTCGCTCGGCAACCTCGACAGCAAGCGCGACTGGGGGTTCGCCGGCGACTACGTCGAGGCGATGTGGGCGATGCTGCAGGCCGACGAGCCGGAGGACTTCGTCGTGGCGACCGGCGAGACCCACTCGATCTCGGAGCTGTTGGACATCGCGTTCGGTCGCATCGGCGTGACCGACTGGTCGAAGCACGTCGAGGTCGACCAGCGATTCGTGCGGCCCGCTGAGGTCGACTACCTGTGCGGTGACGCCACGAAGGCGAGGGAGCGGCTCGGCTGGGCGCCGAAAGTCTCCTTCGACGAGCTGATCGAGATGATGGTCGACGCCGATCTGGCTCGCGAGAAGCGGCTGAGCGCGGAGCCCGAGGACTGA
- a CDS encoding methyltransferase domain-containing protein, translated as MSELEPPQVSPDEYDEDYYRTACAGHDEWVESAGAGEAALYKGVLARAGIREQMTVCDIGAGRGELVALAVQHGARWAVGVEYSAAAARLAAQSIAARDVADRAAVVLADARRLPLPDSCADLVFMIDVIEHLAPAELAATFAEAHRVLTPGGRLFAHTFPTRTIYDVTYRGMRAMARLGGRHWPADPRNDYEHRMHVNEQTRAGLRRSLRSAGFPAPDVQFGKWVHVDFVPSRRGQAALRRLARHRATAPLAVADLWVDARRS; from the coding sequence ATGTCAGAGCTCGAGCCGCCGCAGGTCTCCCCGGACGAGTACGACGAGGACTACTACCGCACCGCCTGCGCCGGTCACGACGAGTGGGTCGAGTCCGCCGGCGCCGGTGAAGCCGCGCTCTACAAGGGCGTGCTGGCCCGGGCGGGCATCCGCGAGCAGATGACGGTGTGCGACATCGGCGCGGGCCGCGGCGAGCTGGTCGCCCTCGCCGTCCAGCACGGTGCGAGGTGGGCAGTCGGCGTCGAGTACTCGGCAGCGGCCGCACGCCTTGCGGCGCAGTCGATCGCTGCTCGCGACGTCGCGGACCGGGCCGCCGTCGTCCTGGCCGACGCCCGCCGGCTACCGCTGCCGGACTCGTGCGCCGACCTGGTGTTCATGATCGATGTGATCGAGCACCTCGCGCCTGCCGAGCTCGCAGCCACCTTCGCCGAGGCACATCGGGTGCTCACGCCAGGCGGTCGGCTGTTCGCCCACACCTTCCCGACGCGGACGATTTACGACGTCACCTACCGAGGCATGCGGGCAATGGCGCGGCTCGGCGGTCGGCACTGGCCCGCCGATCCGCGCAACGACTACGAGCATCGGATGCACGTGAACGAGCAGACCCGGGCCGGGTTGCGGCGGTCGTTGCGCAGCGCGGGCTTCCCAGCCCCCGACGTGCAGTTCGGCAAGTGGGTGCACGTCGACTTCGTGCCGAGCCGGCGCGGACAGGCGGCGCTTCGGAGGCTCGCTCGACACCGGGCGACAGCGCCGCTCGCGGTGGCCGACCTCTGGGTCGACGCGCGGAGAAGCTAG
- a CDS encoding acyltransferase, whose protein sequence is MSVRRLPWLLRYGHGRRIASAWRRASLLLTHNHLDLEIAKGVAFGPRCDLWMPGEATLHIAAGCEFRRDFFCEIAPGGRIEMAEGVIFTSAALIQISTSLTIGRRAVFGQSVMIADGNHKFRDHTKHLLDQGYDFRPIEIGDNAIVTSKCTILNSIGEGAIIGAGSVVTRPIPAYCLAYGAPARVVEYFGPEELRPVGV, encoded by the coding sequence ATGTCTGTGCGTCGATTGCCGTGGCTGCTGCGGTATGGCCACGGGCGCCGGATCGCCTCGGCGTGGCGCCGGGCGTCGCTGCTGCTCACGCACAACCATCTCGACCTCGAAATCGCGAAAGGCGTCGCGTTCGGCCCTCGGTGTGACCTGTGGATGCCCGGCGAGGCGACGCTGCACATTGCCGCGGGCTGCGAGTTCCGGCGCGACTTCTTCTGTGAGATCGCGCCGGGCGGCCGCATCGAGATGGCCGAAGGGGTGATCTTCACCTCGGCCGCGCTGATCCAGATATCGACATCGCTGACCATCGGCCGCCGGGCGGTGTTCGGGCAGTCGGTGATGATCGCCGACGGCAATCACAAGTTCCGCGACCACACCAAGCACCTGCTCGACCAGGGCTACGACTTCCGACCGATCGAGATCGGCGACAACGCCATCGTCACGTCGAAGTGCACGATCCTGAACTCGATCGGCGAGGGCGCGATCATCGGTGCGGGAAGCGTCGTCACCAGGCCGATACCGGCCTACTGTCTCGCCTACGGCGCACCGGCGCGGGTCGTCGAGTACTTCGGTCCCGAGGAGCTGCGACCCGTCGGCGTCTAG
- a CDS encoding sugar transferase, with product MTATVESARRRGISVAQPGADARKLVSTKAWEYRQRAALFAGDLLLILVSALIANEIRFGANPNSIHGVDYTVLSLLLVPVWLTVLVCARAYEMRFLGVGEDEYKRIVSASWWLMAVIAVVAYSFKVEFARGYVASALPIGTVMLLAGRYAQRKWLHRQRRRGRCQHVVVAVGGLAAVESFAKSLRAKPYLGLRLAGVCLPMPGDTDAVAGAPVLGSLTHVVSAIAECGADTVGVTAGPGMSADVLRALSWELEGTGVDLVVAPALLDVAGLRTGARPAIDLPFVHIEEPELSGPRQMLKASVEWLIAAVALLLAAPFIAFILLAIRLDSSGPVIFRQTRVGRGGNEFKVFKLRTMYADAESRLESLRHQNENADGLLFKMRDDPRVTRVGRYLRRWSLDEVPQLWNVVRGDMALVGPRPPLPSEVSQYDREIARRLLVRPGITGLWQVSGRSDLSWEESVRLDLYYVERWSLALDALIIWKTLFAVAERKGAY from the coding sequence ATGACGGCGACGGTGGAATCAGCCCGTCGTCGTGGCATCTCCGTCGCTCAACCGGGTGCCGATGCGCGAAAGCTCGTGTCGACGAAGGCGTGGGAGTACCGGCAGCGTGCGGCGCTGTTCGCCGGTGACCTGTTGCTGATCCTGGTGAGCGCGCTCATCGCCAACGAGATCCGCTTCGGGGCGAACCCGAACTCCATCCATGGCGTGGACTACACGGTGTTGAGCCTGCTGCTGGTCCCGGTGTGGCTCACGGTGCTGGTCTGCGCCCGGGCGTACGAGATGCGCTTCCTTGGCGTGGGCGAGGACGAGTACAAGCGGATCGTGTCCGCCTCGTGGTGGCTGATGGCCGTGATCGCGGTGGTCGCCTACAGCTTCAAGGTCGAGTTCGCGCGGGGCTACGTCGCCTCCGCGCTGCCGATCGGCACCGTGATGTTGCTTGCCGGTCGTTACGCGCAGCGGAAATGGCTGCACCGGCAGCGCCGTCGGGGTCGCTGCCAGCATGTCGTCGTCGCGGTCGGTGGGCTGGCGGCGGTCGAGAGCTTTGCGAAGAGCCTCCGTGCCAAGCCGTATCTCGGCCTTCGGCTGGCCGGCGTCTGCCTGCCGATGCCGGGCGACACCGACGCCGTCGCGGGGGCTCCGGTGCTCGGCTCGCTCACCCACGTCGTGTCAGCGATCGCCGAATGCGGCGCCGACACGGTCGGAGTGACCGCGGGCCCGGGGATGTCCGCAGACGTGTTGCGCGCTCTCTCCTGGGAGCTCGAGGGCACTGGGGTCGATCTGGTCGTCGCGCCCGCGCTGCTCGATGTCGCGGGTCTTCGCACCGGCGCGCGTCCGGCCATCGACCTCCCGTTCGTCCACATCGAAGAACCCGAGCTGTCGGGGCCGCGCCAGATGCTCAAGGCCTCGGTCGAGTGGCTGATCGCAGCCGTTGCGCTGTTGCTGGCGGCGCCGTTCATCGCGTTCATCCTGCTGGCGATCCGGCTGGACAGCTCCGGTCCGGTGATCTTCCGCCAGACCCGGGTCGGTCGCGGTGGCAACGAGTTCAAAGTGTTCAAGCTCCGGACGATGTACGCCGATGCGGAGTCGCGGCTGGAGTCCCTGCGCCATCAGAACGAGAACGCCGACGGCCTGCTGTTCAAGATGCGCGACGATCCGAGAGTCACGCGAGTCGGTCGCTACCTGCGCCGGTGGTCGCTCGACGAGGTGCCGCAGCTGTGGAACGTGGTGCGCGGCGACATGGCACTGGTCGGGCCGCGGCCACCGTTGCCGAGCGAGGTCTCCCAGTACGACCGCGAGATCGCCCGCCGACTGCTGGTGCGGCCCGGCATCACCGGGTTGTGGCAGGTGTCCGGCCGATCCGACCTCAGCTGGGAAGAAAGCGTCCGCCTCGACTTGTACTACGTCGAGCGGTGGTCCCTCGCTCTCGACGCCTTGATCATCTGGAAGACGCTGTTCGCGGTTGCCGAGCGCAAGGGCGCGTACTGA
- a CDS encoding sulfotransferase: MRGTEADAEALRGGPPRRRARRLRHELLIRARVASGTYRVLPDFVVVGAMKAGSTTLFDLIGQHPRVRTATKEVRYFDLYHRRSLRWYSAHLPPGGRAARDWLTGEATPSYLYDERVPERVAAALPGVKAIALVRHPIDRTYSHYQHNRANGFETLSFDEALAAEPARLAHYRDGYERGERQATARFNLFSYVRRSMYADQIARWQEALGAQQLLVVRSEDLFADPYPTIANVFGFLGLDDARINATAKNTRDYAPLGGTQRALLAQTFGPDVARLESMLGRTLGWDLPTDLRSGA, from the coding sequence ATGCGCGGCACAGAGGCAGACGCTGAGGCGCTCCGGGGAGGCCCTCCGCGGCGGCGCGCTCGCCGCCTCCGCCACGAGTTGCTCATTCGTGCCCGCGTCGCGAGCGGCACCTACCGGGTTTTGCCCGACTTCGTCGTAGTTGGCGCCATGAAGGCCGGTTCGACCACGCTGTTCGATCTCATCGGACAGCACCCACGGGTGCGGACCGCGACCAAGGAAGTTCGCTACTTCGACCTCTACCACCGACGTTCGCTGCGGTGGTACAGCGCGCACCTGCCGCCGGGTGGCAGAGCAGCACGCGACTGGCTGACCGGGGAGGCGACGCCGTCCTACCTGTACGACGAGCGGGTGCCGGAAAGGGTCGCTGCAGCCCTTCCCGGGGTCAAAGCGATCGCGTTGGTGCGGCACCCGATCGATCGGACGTATTCGCACTACCAGCACAACCGCGCCAACGGCTTCGAAACCCTCTCGTTCGACGAGGCCTTGGCGGCCGAGCCGGCTCGTCTCGCGCACTACCGGGACGGCTACGAACGAGGTGAGCGACAGGCCACCGCGCGCTTCAACCTCTTCTCGTACGTGCGGCGCAGCATGTACGCCGACCAGATCGCGCGATGGCAGGAGGCTCTCGGCGCGCAGCAACTGCTGGTCGTCCGGTCGGAGGACCTCTTCGCGGACCCGTATCCGACAATCGCGAACGTGTTCGGTTTCCTCGGGCTTGACGACGCCCGTATCAACGCGACCGCGAAGAACACCAGGGACTATGCGCCGCTCGGCGGCACGCAGCGAGCACTGCTCGCCCAGACGTTCGGCCCTGATGTCGCGCGGCTCGAGAGCATGCTCGGCCGGACGCTCGGCTGGGACCTGCCGACCGACCTGCGCTCGGGCGCGTAG
- a CDS encoding sulfotransferase: MSNTAEDAVLPIFVVGFPRSGTTLVQSLFAAHGQVLALPETHLLTAATAKLGPIKRLGIARMPIEPGHSGIHGRRRPSRRPGRQTALLREFTDAANAAAVQAGCLAWAEKTPAHLHFIGVIERTVPQARFVHVVRGPVRAIASLHRATTEYPNEWGGQRSVETCLRRWIGDVAISARYASEPRHFIVPYEALIADPRSVAERLFARVGLPLDEPALSASLARRAEASRSVIEEGEEWKLRTLAPINAETPDDDSDLLPPATVDRILAASAPWRSWLDNLPPL; encoded by the coding sequence GTGTCTAACACCGCCGAGGACGCCGTTCTCCCCATCTTCGTCGTCGGCTTCCCGCGCTCCGGCACGACGCTCGTGCAGAGCTTGTTCGCGGCCCACGGGCAGGTGCTCGCCCTGCCGGAAACCCACCTGCTGACCGCGGCCACAGCAAAACTCGGACCGATCAAGCGGCTCGGAATAGCACGCATGCCGATCGAGCCCGGACATAGTGGCATTCACGGCCGGCGGCGGCCGAGCCGTCGCCCGGGCCGCCAGACCGCACTGCTGCGAGAGTTCACCGACGCCGCGAACGCTGCCGCAGTGCAGGCCGGGTGTCTCGCCTGGGCGGAGAAGACGCCCGCACACCTGCACTTCATCGGAGTCATCGAACGCACGGTCCCGCAGGCGAGATTCGTCCACGTGGTACGCGGACCGGTGCGCGCGATCGCGTCCCTTCATCGCGCCACCACCGAATACCCGAACGAGTGGGGTGGTCAGCGGAGCGTGGAGACCTGCCTGCGCCGATGGATCGGCGACGTCGCGATATCCGCACGCTACGCGAGCGAACCGCGTCACTTCATCGTGCCCTACGAGGCGCTCATCGCGGACCCACGCTCGGTGGCAGAGCGACTGTTCGCCCGCGTGGGCTTGCCCCTCGACGAGCCCGCGCTCTCAGCGAGCCTGGCTCGTCGGGCGGAGGCAAGCCGCTCGGTGATCGAGGAAGGCGAGGAGTGGAAGCTCCGGACCCTCGCGCCGATCAATGCTGAAACGCCGGATGACGACAGCGACCTGCTTCCCCCGGCGACAGTTGACCGGATCCTGGCTGCCAGCGCACCGTGGCGGAGCTGGCTCGACAACCTTCCGCCGCTGTGA